In Dysidea avara chromosome 6, odDysAvar1.4, whole genome shotgun sequence, the genomic stretch TGATACTACTATGTCTCCAGGCAGTGGCATGCTTCAGTCTCCACTAGCAAATAACCACCAGGAAACGATGACTCCAGAATCTTCTTGTGTTCCAGAAGTGTATTGCCCAGCCAGTGTAGTGTCTACTGATAGTCAGCAGATCACCAGTATGCCTGATACATATCTGAATGATAGTCAGCCAATCACCAGTACGCCTGATACATCACTGCCTGATACATCACTGAATGATAATCAGCCATTCACTAGCACACCACTTACCAACAGAAGCAGTAGTACTCCTGGTTCAACATCTGCAAGGAAAAGAAGGAGAATGGATTCAAACAGTGACAGTAGCAGTTCATCATTACCACCTCCAGCCACAGGTAGTAGTACACTGGTAGATGAAAGGGAAGGTCTACTTTGTGAAGAGTTCGTAGTAAACACATGTGGTTGCAAGAAGACTGATGGTAGACCATGTAGCTCTCAGTTCACAACAGAGCACTTCATTGAAATGAGGGCTCAAGCCTCTCTTATGACACACGACGAACTTGACATGGTCATCTTAGGGTCATTGATGACAACATTGAACAGGAGTGAGAACATCATAGATGGTAGACACAAGGCTAAAAGGAGACAAAGGAACTATTCTGACTACATGCACAACAGGGTTCCGGTTTGTTCAGTTACCTTTGGGTTTCTTTATGGAATTGGACCAAAGAAGAGACTTCAGTCCATTAGGTCACATTACTTGGAATGTGGAATGACACCACGAGTCCATGGAAACACTAAGTGTCTTCCTCACAACGCCATGCCATTTGATGTCATCAATGCTGCTGTCAAGTTTCTGCAGAACTATGCTGAACAACATGCCATCCTCTTGCCTGGACGCATACCTGGATATAAAAGAGACGATATGAAATTGTTACCATCGAGCAGCAGTAAAAAGGTTAGTTTTCTTGTATGAAAGGACTGAAACAATTCTATAAGTTCTTGGGATTTTCAAAACTGGCATTCAAGGAACcattgagatcatgtgatcctacTCACATAATATTTTTTCATAAAAGTTGACATGTTAGAAGCTTTCAAACATAGAAACAACATACTCTATAcatgaccgtctcagcaaaaacccgctttttcgcacacttgccgAATTTCTTTTTATGTCTCAGCGTTATCTCTAGTGCCTAAGGAGTGGATAATCCAAATTTCAGCTAATTCTGGTGagcagttttggaattatagtgctagacagtaggtaGAGTaagaaaatcgatttgtacaacaACTATACTAAACATAAATTACATGCGCTTACATTCGAGGCTGTAACTCTTGTTTGCTTTACCCTACActgttgaaatttggcttaaaagATTCGGCAGTCATTGGCCAATCAACTGAGGCATAGGTTTAGACTGGTATTTGATTGCGTGGTTACTCACAAAGCCAGTTTTACAAAAGAAATGGCAACGATTCTTCACGTCTACTGCACTGTTAACAAATGCACGTATCAACCATATACCATTAgcgctacagaaacaaaacaaggattttcgaactctccatgagcaggcgagtaagatggtatatagttgtcATTGTTTTGAGACTTCCTTCCCAGAGAACCGGCCCCATTTAAACTTGCAAACTTTTTCCTTTAgaatgcataat encodes the following:
- the LOC136258311 gene encoding uncharacterized protein yields the protein MTPESSCVPEVYCPASVVSTDSQQITSMPDTYLNDSQPITSTPDTSLPDTSLNDNQPFTSTPLTNRSSSTPGSTSARKRRRMDSNSDSSSSSLPPPATGSSTLVDEREGLLCEEFVVNTCGCKKTDGRPCSSQFTTEHFIEMRAQASLMTHDELDMVILGSLMTTLNRSENIIDGRHKAKRRQRNYSDYMHNRVPVCSVTFGFLYGIGPKKRLQSIRSHYLECGMTPRVHGNTKCLPHNAMPFDVINAAVKFLQNYAEQHAILLPGRIPGYKRDDMKLLPSSSSKKDVWRRYKDSCIQAATHRFVLGLSTK